The following proteins come from a genomic window of Mariniflexile sp. TRM1-10:
- a CDS encoding hemolysin family protein, whose product MSIDVIIIILSLILSAFFSGMEIAYISSNKIHIEIEKKQEGILSKVLTKLTAKPSKFIATMLIGNNIVLVIYGFFMGDLLVAWFKSMVPTSYGFLDLMLTDFSLLTQTIISTLVILITAEFFPKVFFQIYANSLIKALAIPAYGFYVAFSFISDFVIWISDFVLKHIFKTEGDQIQLAFTKVELGNYISEQMESVEAHDYVDSEIQIFQNALEFSEVKAREVMVPRTEITAIEINDSIKSLNALFTKTGFTKILVYKDTIDDILGYVHSFELFRKPKNIKAMMLPVEYVPETVLIKDVLSVLIKKRKSMAIVLDEYGGTSGVMTVEDIVEELFGEIEDEHDTVDLIEEKRDDGTYTFSARLEVDYINETYKLNLPESENYETLGGLIVNHTEEIPAQNDVVKIDTFGFTILEVSNTKIDLIELKLLNED is encoded by the coding sequence ATGAGTATTGATGTCATTATCATCATTCTATCATTAATACTTTCTGCCTTTTTTTCTGGTATGGAGATTGCCTATATATCTTCAAACAAAATTCATATAGAAATTGAGAAAAAGCAAGAAGGTATTTTATCAAAAGTTTTAACCAAACTAACCGCAAAACCCTCAAAATTTATTGCAACCATGCTTATTGGTAACAATATCGTTTTGGTTATTTATGGGTTTTTTATGGGTGATTTGTTGGTGGCTTGGTTTAAATCCATGGTGCCAACATCCTATGGTTTTTTAGACTTGATGCTAACCGATTTTAGTTTATTGACACAAACCATAATTTCTACGCTTGTTATTTTAATTACTGCCGAATTTTTCCCTAAGGTGTTTTTTCAAATATATGCCAACTCTCTAATAAAAGCACTGGCAATTCCTGCTTATGGATTTTATGTTGCGTTTAGTTTTATTTCAGATTTTGTTATTTGGATTTCAGATTTTGTTCTAAAGCATATTTTTAAAACTGAAGGGGACCAAATACAATTGGCATTCACAAAGGTGGAATTGGGTAACTATATTAGTGAGCAAATGGAATCGGTAGAGGCGCATGATTATGTAGATTCCGAAATACAGATTTTTCAAAATGCTTTAGAGTTTTCTGAAGTTAAAGCCCGAGAAGTTATGGTGCCCCGAACCGAAATAACAGCCATAGAAATTAACGATTCCATTAAATCACTCAACGCTCTTTTTACCAAAACAGGCTTTACCAAAATTTTGGTTTATAAGGATACTATCGATGATATTTTAGGTTATGTACACTCTTTTGAGTTGTTTAGAAAACCTAAAAACATTAAGGCTATGATGCTTCCTGTGGAATATGTTCCGGAAACCGTGCTAATAAAAGATGTGCTTAGTGTACTCATAAAAAAACGAAAAAGCATGGCGATTGTTTTAGATGAATATGGCGGTACTTCAGGTGTTATGACAGTTGAAGATATTGTTGAGGAATTGTTTGGGGAAATTGAAGACGAACATGATACAGTCGATTTAATTGAAGAAAAACGGGATGATGGCACCTACACATTTTCTGCACGATTGGAAGTCGATTACATTAATGAAACCTACAAGTTAAACCTTCCGGAAAGCGAAAATTATGAAACGTTAGGAGGTTTAATTGTAAATCATACCGAAGAAATTCCCGCGCAAAACGATGTTGTAAAAATCGACACTTTTGGTTTTACGATTTTAGAAGTATCAAACACCAAAATCGATCTTATAGAGCTTAAACTTTTAAACGAAGATTAG
- a CDS encoding SurA N-terminal domain-containing protein — protein MAVLNKIRQRSLFLIIVIALALFAFVLADLFKSGSAFSSGPQNVVATVNGKDITREDFMQKVEVAQRQAGSSASNTQVINQVFEQEVRQAVMESQFEKLGISIEKDQMRDALKTALGTSPEFLNEAGVFDENKLNEFIANLKEISPNPSFIAGQPVTYPDWVNYEKSIAANALQQNYFNMVRAGLTATLKEGELEHKLEGNKVDIQYVQIPYSSIEDDKVKVSSSDISDYINKHKKQFEVKESRDIKYVQFNEVASEADENAVKADLQAFLKDKVEYNDVSKANDTVIGFLNTTNNESFVNNNSDIKFDKRFVFKSALPSEVADSIFKLGEGEIYGPYKDNGYFKISKVVAVKQIPDSAKVRHILIPFIGSQSAGPEVTQKEAEAKATADSLLAVIKGDRSKFPELVTSFSSDQGSVQNEGRYDWHPYNSMVPEFNDFEFEGKVGDLGVVKTIFGFHIIEIEGQTDKKKAIQLATLARKIEPSEVTVDKIFRDASNFEIAVEKKDFETVAKEKNYTVRPVNGVKILDENIPGIGSQRPIVRWAFEDNAEVGDVKRFNIPNGYVIAQLVAKHEEGLMSVEDAKATVMPIVRKEKKAALIRSQVSATTLEALAKAQNTTVKSASAVNMKNPMITGAGREPLVVGAAFGLKEGQTSKLIDGANGVYMIKVTKVTPAVKLDSYQAVANRVEQQKLNVVSSKLYNALKESADIEDNRAENQIQ, from the coding sequence ATGGCAGTTTTAAATAAGATAAGACAACGTTCACTATTTTTAATCATCGTCATAGCATTGGCGTTATTTGCTTTTGTATTGGCAGATTTATTTAAGAGCGGTAGTGCGTTTTCATCAGGACCCCAAAATGTTGTTGCGACCGTAAACGGAAAAGACATTACCCGCGAAGACTTTATGCAAAAAGTTGAAGTAGCACAACGCCAAGCAGGATCAAGTGCTTCTAATACACAGGTTATCAACCAGGTTTTCGAACAGGAAGTAAGACAAGCCGTTATGGAAAGCCAGTTTGAAAAATTAGGTATTTCTATTGAAAAAGACCAAATGAGAGATGCTTTAAAAACGGCATTGGGTACTAGTCCTGAGTTTTTAAATGAAGCAGGGGTGTTTGATGAAAATAAATTAAATGAATTTATAGCTAATTTAAAAGAAATATCACCTAACCCTAGTTTTATTGCAGGTCAGCCTGTAACTTACCCTGATTGGGTTAACTACGAGAAATCCATTGCTGCAAACGCTTTGCAACAAAACTACTTTAACATGGTTAGAGCTGGTTTGACAGCGACACTTAAAGAAGGCGAATTAGAACATAAATTAGAAGGCAATAAAGTTGATATTCAATATGTGCAAATCCCTTATTCTTCAATCGAAGATGATAAAGTAAAAGTTTCATCTTCTGATATTTCTGACTATATAAACAAACACAAAAAACAATTTGAAGTAAAAGAGTCTAGAGATATTAAATATGTACAGTTTAATGAGGTAGCTTCTGAAGCAGATGAAAATGCTGTTAAAGCAGATTTACAAGCATTTTTAAAAGATAAAGTAGAGTACAATGATGTTTCAAAGGCAAATGACACAGTTATTGGGTTTTTAAATACAACCAATAACGAAAGTTTTGTTAATAATAATTCAGACATTAAGTTCGATAAGCGTTTTGTTTTTAAATCGGCATTACCTTCTGAAGTTGCTGATAGCATTTTTAAATTAGGCGAAGGTGAAATTTATGGGCCCTATAAAGATAATGGATACTTTAAAATTTCTAAAGTGGTAGCCGTTAAACAAATCCCGGATTCTGCAAAAGTAAGACACATTTTAATTCCATTCATTGGTTCTCAAAGTGCAGGTCCAGAAGTTACGCAAAAGGAAGCGGAAGCTAAAGCAACTGCTGATAGTTTATTGGCAGTTATAAAAGGAGACCGTAGCAAGTTCCCGGAATTGGTAACTTCATTTTCATCAGATCAAGGAAGTGTTCAAAACGAAGGACGTTACGATTGGCATCCTTACAATTCTATGGTACCAGAATTCAATGATTTTGAATTTGAAGGTAAAGTAGGTGATTTAGGTGTGGTAAAAACCATCTTCGGCTTTCATATTATAGAAATTGAAGGTCAAACAGACAAGAAAAAAGCCATCCAATTAGCAACACTAGCTAGAAAAATAGAACCATCTGAAGTGACTGTTGATAAAATATTTAGAGATGCTTCTAATTTTGAAATCGCTGTAGAGAAAAAAGATTTTGAAACGGTTGCCAAAGAGAAAAATTACACAGTACGCCCTGTAAATGGTGTAAAGATTTTAGATGAAAATATACCAGGAATTGGAAGCCAAAGACCTATAGTGCGTTGGGCTTTTGAAGACAATGCTGAAGTAGGCGATGTGAAGCGTTTTAACATACCTAATGGATATGTTATTGCACAATTGGTAGCGAAACATGAAGAAGGACTGATGTCTGTTGAAGATGCCAAAGCTACGGTTATGCCAATTGTTCGTAAAGAAAAGAAAGCAGCATTAATTAGAAGCCAAGTGTCTGCTACGACCTTAGAAGCGTTGGCGAAAGCTCAAAATACTACCGTGAAATCGGCATCAGCAGTTAACATGAAAAACCCAATGATTACTGGTGCAGGAAGAGAGCCTTTAGTAGTTGGTGCTGCCTTCGGATTGAAAGAAGGGCAAACGTCTAAATTAATAGATGGCGCTAATGGTGTCTATATGATCAAAGTCACAAAAGTAACACCAGCAGTTAAGTTAGATAGCTATCAGGCAGTAGCTAATAGAGTGGAGCAACAAAAATTGAATGTGGTCTCTTCAAAGCTTTATAACGCATTAAAAGAATCTGCCGATATTGAAGATAACAGAGCTGAAAATCAGATTCAATAA
- a CDS encoding dihydrodipicolinate synthase family protein — translation MSIKPSKAVVGGIIPPMVTPLMSDNLSLDIKGVNNLLEHIIAGGVHGVFVLGTTGESTSLSYKTREKLINETCKIVNGRIPVFVGITDTSIEESLQLASFAKKAGASYVVAAPPYYYGLGQEELYKYYWKLADSLPLPLFLYNMPSHTKINIDAKTVVRLSEHSNIVGLKDSSANTVYFQSLCYLLKSKPDFSLIVGPEEITAETILMGGKGGVNGGANMFPKLYVALYKAAIAKDLARVEELQSLVMDITTSIYTLGSYGSSYLKGLKGALATLGIIQPYIAPPFSCFDEKEMREVVRNIKRIEIEMAKVL, via the coding sequence ATGTCAATAAAACCAAGCAAAGCAGTTGTAGGAGGTATCATTCCGCCCATGGTAACACCCTTAATGTCCGATAATCTTTCATTAGATATTAAAGGGGTAAATAATCTATTAGAGCATATAATTGCTGGTGGTGTACATGGGGTTTTTGTTTTAGGAACTACAGGAGAATCAACAAGTTTGAGTTATAAAACAAGAGAAAAACTTATTAATGAAACTTGTAAAATTGTTAATGGAAGGATTCCTGTTTTTGTTGGAATTACTGATACTTCTATTGAAGAAAGCTTGCAATTAGCTTCTTTCGCAAAAAAAGCAGGTGCTTCATACGTAGTGGCGGCACCGCCATATTATTATGGTTTAGGCCAAGAGGAGTTATATAAATACTATTGGAAACTAGCAGACTCGCTTCCTTTACCACTTTTTCTATATAATATGCCTTCGCATACCAAAATAAATATCGATGCAAAAACGGTTGTTCGTTTGTCTGAACATTCAAATATCGTGGGTTTAAAGGATAGTTCAGCAAATACTGTTTATTTTCAATCGTTATGCTATTTGTTAAAATCAAAACCAGATTTTTCCCTTATTGTCGGTCCGGAAGAGATTACTGCCGAAACCATCTTAATGGGAGGAAAAGGGGGCGTTAACGGTGGCGCTAACATGTTTCCAAAACTTTATGTTGCTTTATACAAGGCAGCCATAGCTAAAGATTTGGCTCGTGTAGAGGAGTTGCAAAGTTTGGTTATGGACATTACAACCAGTATTTATACATTAGGGTCTTATGGTTCTAGTTATCTTAAAGGTCTTAAAGGCGCTTTGGCAACATTAGGAATTATTCAACCTTATATAGCACCGCCATTTAGTTGCTTTGATGAAAAGGAGATGCGTGAAGTTGTTAGAAATATAAAAAGAATTGAAATAGAAATGGCTAAGGTATTGTAG